The Ochrobactrum quorumnocens genome has a segment encoding these proteins:
- a CDS encoding carbohydrate ABC transporter permease has product MILKSSHGAEGGPVIATGLQPANSSAAVVHNGPRLDTPRVNPISFVLLSPAALLIAALFLGPVIYAMYLGFTNLQLIGINAINYRFTGIRNITFMLNDEVFYKSLWLTIIFVIGSGAVATTALGLVLALALQKAATPVRWVASATAILAWTLPPTTIAFLWMATSAQSGLISMLAGNYRLDLLYQHAMLVVSTANAWSLAGLAMIMFSAALRNIPSDLFEAAQLEGSTAIQSLRQITLPLLKPTIVTCALLMMLMTFGNFTLIYLMTGGGPSNDTNILPVYTYQQGFRFHNLGYAALLGNVMVLLSAALGGMFVWATKSRREA; this is encoded by the coding sequence TTGATTTTAAAAAGCTCCCACGGAGCCGAAGGGGGGCCAGTCATTGCGACTGGCCTTCAGCCGGCAAATTCAAGTGCAGCTGTTGTGCATAATGGACCGCGACTGGATACTCCGCGCGTAAACCCAATCAGCTTCGTACTGCTTTCGCCAGCAGCGTTGCTTATCGCGGCCTTATTTCTTGGGCCGGTAATTTATGCGATGTATCTTGGCTTTACCAATCTTCAGCTGATTGGGATTAATGCCATCAACTACCGCTTCACGGGCATACGCAATATTACCTTTATGCTCAACGATGAGGTTTTTTATAAATCGCTTTGGCTTACAATTATTTTCGTTATTGGATCGGGTGCAGTTGCAACCACAGCACTAGGTCTGGTTCTGGCTTTGGCACTACAAAAAGCTGCAACGCCTGTACGGTGGGTTGCAAGTGCAACGGCCATTTTGGCATGGACACTGCCGCCAACAACGATTGCGTTTTTGTGGATGGCAACCAGTGCACAGTCCGGCCTGATATCTATGCTTGCGGGCAATTATCGTCTCGATCTTCTGTATCAACACGCCATGCTCGTCGTATCGACCGCAAATGCCTGGTCTTTGGCTGGCCTTGCAATGATCATGTTTTCAGCCGCGCTTCGAAACATACCAAGCGATCTTTTTGAGGCAGCTCAGCTGGAAGGCTCAACCGCTATTCAGTCGTTGCGGCAGATTACACTTCCATTGCTCAAACCGACCATCGTGACATGCGCTCTTTTGATGATGTTGATGACTTTTGGCAATTTCACCCTGATTTATCTGATGACAGGTGGCGGCCCAAGCAATGACACCAACATTCTCCCTGTCTATACCTATCAACAAGGTTTCAGATTTCACAATCTTGGATATGCCGCGTTGCTGGGGAACGTAATGGTACTCCTGTCAGCAGCGCTGGGAGGGATGTTCGTCTGGGCGACGAAATCTCGCCGCGAAGCTTGA
- a CDS encoding electron transfer flavoprotein subunit beta/FixA family protein, with protein MRILVPVKRVVDHNVKIRVKADGSGVDLESVKMSMNPFDEISVEEAVRLKEAGVAQEVVVVSIGTAKAEETLRTALAMGADRAILVETNDAVEPITVAKILKGVADIEKPNLIIVGKQAIDDDSNQTGQMLAALLGIAQATFASKIEIADNKAQVIREVDTGQQTIEIQLPAIVTSDLRLNEPRYASLPNIMKAKKKPLDKKTPADFSVSPAPRLTILKTEEPTARVAGVRVKSVAELVEKLKVEAAVI; from the coding sequence GTGAGAATTCTCGTCCCCGTTAAGCGGGTTGTTGATCACAATGTTAAGATCAGAGTCAAAGCAGATGGTTCAGGAGTCGATCTTGAAAGTGTTAAGATGTCGATGAACCCCTTTGACGAAATTTCTGTTGAAGAAGCCGTTCGGCTGAAGGAGGCTGGTGTAGCACAAGAGGTCGTTGTTGTTTCAATTGGCACAGCAAAAGCAGAAGAAACTCTACGCACAGCACTGGCTATGGGTGCCGACAGGGCAATCCTGGTTGAAACGAATGATGCTGTTGAACCAATCACCGTAGCCAAAATTCTTAAGGGCGTTGCAGACATCGAGAAGCCCAACCTCATCATTGTAGGCAAGCAAGCAATTGATGATGATTCAAATCAGACCGGACAGATGCTTGCAGCGTTGCTTGGTATCGCTCAGGCAACCTTCGCTTCCAAAATTGAGATTGCAGACAATAAGGCTCAGGTGATCCGCGAAGTCGATACCGGCCAGCAGACAATTGAAATTCAGCTCCCTGCGATTGTCACCTCTGACCTTCGTCTGAATGAACCGCGCTATGCTTCCTTACCCAATATTATGAAAGCAAAGAAAAAGCCTCTCGATAAGAAAACGCCTGCTGATTTCAGCGTATCGCCAGCACCACGCTTGACAATACTTAAAACTGAGGAGCCTACAGCAAGGGTTGCAGGTGTTAGAGTTAAGTCTGTCGCAGAGCTCGTAGAAAAACTTAAAGTTGAAGCCGCTGTCATTTAA
- a CDS encoding extracellular solute-binding protein, whose amino-acid sequence MELIPVPGTYDDYNTKLSLLFNSPDTRPDIVQIYDLNVGQLAASELLAPLDDKIAGAAWWKEIPAPLQNSGKYKDATYSVPQGANTYGMLFDRTLTGKAGLPNDWAPKNWDEVLDAARAIKKTSPDVSPLFVMTGTAQGTFGVVAGPALLLSASSSPTIYNKETNKWVVDSKGIREVLNFYKTAATEGLLAPTSQMMDANAANNPAQAMFDHKFGISLAGNWVPMFWGKNVCAPCWDDKEETIGFSAVPTSQGQEPGHGGSFNAVVLAMSKSTADPDLAWSAMEIMQDKKNMMNIAAWVAAVPSVSTMRTDEEFLALSRKPFQKSFADLTDIATGMPSQAEFPIWGNGFQQATQAMVLKPQTTIDEGVEILRSYMANQVGEENLETQP is encoded by the coding sequence ATGGAGCTCATTCCGGTTCCGGGCACTTACGACGATTACAATACCAAACTTAGCCTTCTCTTCAATTCACCCGACACACGACCAGATATCGTTCAGATTTACGATCTGAATGTTGGCCAGCTCGCTGCCAGCGAACTCTTAGCGCCGCTCGACGACAAAATTGCTGGTGCGGCGTGGTGGAAAGAAATTCCTGCTCCATTGCAAAATTCCGGCAAGTACAAAGACGCTACTTATTCGGTTCCTCAGGGTGCAAACACTTATGGCATGCTCTTTGATCGTACGCTGACCGGTAAAGCTGGTCTTCCGAATGATTGGGCGCCAAAAAACTGGGATGAAGTTCTGGATGCTGCGCGCGCTATCAAAAAAACGTCACCAGATGTCTCGCCGCTCTTCGTTATGACCGGCACTGCTCAGGGAACTTTTGGTGTTGTAGCCGGACCGGCGCTGCTTCTGTCAGCATCGAGCTCGCCTACAATCTACAATAAAGAAACCAACAAGTGGGTTGTCGATAGCAAGGGTATTCGCGAAGTCCTCAACTTCTACAAAACCGCTGCCACGGAAGGCCTGCTCGCACCAACGTCACAGATGATGGATGCGAATGCTGCGAATAATCCTGCTCAGGCAATGTTCGACCATAAGTTCGGCATTTCTTTAGCTGGAAACTGGGTTCCTATGTTCTGGGGCAAAAATGTCTGCGCTCCATGCTGGGATGATAAAGAAGAAACCATAGGCTTCTCCGCTGTTCCAACCTCTCAGGGTCAGGAACCAGGTCATGGCGGCAGTTTCAACGCTGTAGTGCTCGCTATGTCCAAGAGCACAGCTGATCCTGATCTTGCATGGTCCGCAATGGAAATCATGCAGGATAAGAAGAACATGATGAACATTGCAGCATGGGTTGCAGCCGTTCCTTCTGTTTCAACAATGAGAACAGATGAAGAGTTTCTTGCATTGAGCCGCAAGCCTTTTCAGAAATCATTTGCTGATCTGACAGATATCGCAACGGGTATGCCGTCTCAGGCAGAATTTCCGATCTGGGGTAACGGCTTTCAGCAAGCGACACAGGCAATGGTTCTCAAACCTCAGACAACAATCGATGAAGGCGTAGAAATCCTCCGCTCCTACATGGCAAACCAAGTGGGTGAGGAAAACCTGGAGACCCAGCCTTGA
- a CDS encoding carbohydrate ABC transporter permease: MQTIPAKPTLGPPLGQKENRLSTFTADRIIANSTAIVLAFFFVLPMLWMVLASVDAGASNQLRIPELTTKHYWVALESQNLVALGNSLIISTVATVVGTAAAFLAAYVFSKHNIPYKNPLLLTVLFLSGVPISILIVPVYKMFSTMGWLSLVPTGILLGVTAIPFQIYQLKNFIDAVPTELEEAAELEQANTLQILLRVILPLTKPGLASAAIFGFVNAWGNFLLPVVLINSLASQPAPVRLFGFMGSNSINYGAIAAYSLIYSLPVILLFLGMSRQFKAGFSLGGAVK; the protein is encoded by the coding sequence ATGCAGACGATCCCCGCCAAACCAACTTTAGGCCCACCGCTTGGGCAAAAAGAAAACAGACTTTCGACATTTACGGCGGATCGAATTATTGCAAATTCCACCGCAATCGTTTTGGCGTTTTTTTTCGTGTTGCCAATGTTATGGATGGTGCTGGCATCTGTTGACGCCGGTGCAAGCAATCAGTTGCGGATACCGGAACTGACGACCAAGCACTATTGGGTAGCACTTGAATCGCAAAATCTTGTGGCTTTGGGAAATAGTCTTATCATTTCAACTGTCGCAACAGTTGTCGGTACAGCCGCTGCATTTCTTGCAGCCTATGTTTTCTCAAAGCACAATATTCCTTATAAAAATCCGCTGTTGTTGACGGTCTTGTTTCTGTCGGGCGTTCCTATCTCGATATTGATCGTTCCAGTTTACAAGATGTTCTCCACGATGGGATGGCTCTCCCTTGTTCCAACAGGAATCTTGTTGGGCGTCACTGCAATTCCCTTTCAAATCTACCAGTTGAAGAATTTCATTGACGCAGTCCCGACAGAGCTTGAGGAAGCAGCCGAACTTGAGCAGGCCAATACGCTTCAAATCCTGCTCCGCGTTATTTTGCCATTGACTAAGCCAGGGTTGGCTTCAGCTGCAATCTTTGGTTTCGTTAATGCATGGGGAAACTTCCTGTTACCTGTTGTCTTGATCAACAGCCTCGCCAGCCAGCCAGCTCCCGTTCGGCTTTTTGGTTTTATGGGGTCAAACTCCATAAATTATGGAGCGATCGCGGCTTATTCGCTCATTTATTCGCTGCCGGTCATCCTGTTATTTTTGGGAATGTCCAGGCAGTTCAAAGCAGGTTTTTCGCTTGGTGGTGCTGTAAAATAA
- a CDS encoding IclR family transcriptional regulator: MRDVERVEYGVRPVSDADEKDPLFVSAIARAMQVLSAFHGTSKPLTLNEIAKICGMGKSTVQRIVHTLRQQGYIERDPNDRGYVPGVRILDHTLDYLRLNSVIVRALPSLLELRRDASERVDLSVRDDLRLVYALRLQSKREAFFATLIGNSVPLYCTSGGRAVMAQLSDDEVNEIIQRSNRRKFTPRTITEPQEIWDKIHEARENGYALASEEVLQGEIAIGAAIRGPEGRPVAAIHIGGSLSEWNRDNFVGHFAPLVLAAAGSINRF; the protein is encoded by the coding sequence ATGCGCGACGTTGAGAGAGTGGAATATGGTGTTCGTCCGGTGTCTGATGCGGATGAAAAAGACCCGCTTTTTGTCTCCGCGATAGCGCGCGCGATGCAGGTTTTGTCAGCGTTTCATGGCACCAGTAAGCCATTGACTCTCAACGAGATTGCAAAAATATGCGGCATGGGGAAAAGCACTGTGCAGCGCATTGTTCACACACTTCGGCAACAGGGATATATTGAACGCGATCCCAATGACCGTGGTTATGTTCCCGGCGTTCGTATTCTTGATCACACGCTGGATTATCTCCGCTTGAACTCTGTTATTGTTCGTGCGCTTCCGTCTCTTCTTGAACTGCGACGCGATGCGAGTGAGCGGGTTGATTTGAGCGTGCGAGACGATCTTCGTTTGGTTTATGCTCTCCGATTACAAAGTAAGCGGGAAGCATTTTTCGCAACGCTCATTGGCAACAGCGTGCCGCTCTATTGTACATCAGGTGGTCGAGCAGTTATGGCACAACTCAGCGATGATGAAGTAAACGAAATTATTCAACGTTCTAATAGACGCAAATTTACACCGCGTACCATTACAGAGCCCCAAGAAATCTGGGACAAAATTCACGAAGCTCGCGAAAACGGTTATGCTCTTGCTTCTGAAGAAGTTCTTCAGGGGGAAATCGCTATTGGCGCAGCGATACGCGGTCCCGAAGGGCGTCCAGTAGCAGCCATACACATAGGCGGTTCTTTAAGTGAATGGAACAGAGACAACTTCGTTGGTCATTTCGCGCCATTGGTATTGGCTGCAGCAGGAAGTATAAATCGCTTTTAG
- a CDS encoding electron transfer flavoprotein subunit alpha/FixB family protein, which yields MAILLLADHNNETLSDQTAKAVTAATKIDGNIHVLVAGKDAATVADQAAKLSGVSKVLLADNVELDNNLAEPLAHLIVSLADSYDTIIAAATATGKSVMPRVAAILDVAQISEIIEVVSANVFKRPIYAGNAIQTVQSNDATQIITIRTSAFSPALQEAAAIIEKIEVPAYSPKLSHFVSDVLSDSDRPELTSAKIIIAGGRALGSSEKFTEIILPVADKLGAAVGASRAAVDAGYAPNDWQVGQTGKIVAPDLYIACGISGAIQHLAGMKDSRIIVAINKDEEAPIFQVADYAIVADIFEALPELARSLD from the coding sequence ATGGCCATTCTGCTTTTGGCTGACCATAATAATGAAACTCTTTCCGACCAAACAGCTAAGGCTGTGACAGCCGCCACAAAAATTGACGGCAATATTCATGTGCTGGTCGCGGGTAAAGACGCAGCTACGGTTGCGGATCAGGCCGCAAAACTCTCCGGCGTCTCAAAGGTGCTGCTGGCTGATAACGTTGAACTCGACAATAATTTGGCTGAACCACTCGCTCATCTGATTGTCTCGCTGGCCGATAGCTATGACACAATCATCGCCGCGGCCACAGCGACCGGTAAAAGCGTTATGCCACGCGTTGCCGCTATTCTTGATGTCGCGCAGATATCAGAAATTATCGAGGTTGTTTCCGCGAATGTCTTCAAGCGTCCTATCTATGCCGGCAACGCTATCCAGACTGTACAGTCTAATGATGCAACGCAGATCATAACTATACGTACATCCGCATTTTCTCCGGCATTGCAAGAAGCAGCTGCGATCATTGAAAAGATTGAAGTGCCAGCTTATTCTCCTAAACTCTCACATTTCGTTTCGGATGTGTTGTCGGATTCCGATCGACCCGAATTGACTTCAGCGAAAATCATCATTGCCGGCGGACGTGCGCTTGGCTCATCCGAAAAGTTTACTGAGATTATTTTGCCTGTGGCTGATAAACTGGGTGCTGCCGTTGGTGCAAGTCGTGCAGCCGTTGATGCAGGATATGCGCCAAATGACTGGCAGGTTGGTCAGACCGGTAAAATAGTGGCCCCTGATCTCTATATCGCTTGCGGTATATCAGGAGCAATCCAGCATCTTGCTGGTATGAAGGATTCGAGAATTATCGTCGCCATTAACAAAGACGAAGAGGCTCCGATCTTCCAGGTGGCAGACTACGCAATCGTTGCAGATATATTTGAGGCTTTGCCGGAGTTAGCAAGAAGCTTAGATTGA
- a CDS encoding ABC transporter ATP-binding protein, producing the protein MTSVTFANVWKQFGNHTAIEDLNLEIKDGEFMVFVGPSGCGKTTTLRMLGGLETATYGKIMLGDEDVTLTPPGRRNISMVFQSYALYPHMTVRQNLAFGPQIRGEKKADIAAGVERVSKQVGLQALLNRYPSELSGGQRQRVALARSMIRHPRIFLLDEPLSNLDASLRTHMRTEIVDLQRQLGVTTVYVTHDQVEAMTMGHRIAVFDHGRILQVATPAELYRSPANKAVGVFIGSPRMNILPAKVSVDGDKVNIRCFGTEFSMDGNFFARDRLAGDIELGVRPDEIQWINDAPSRCTEKIKGVVSSLETTGSDTFVLVDIEGTEVNAKFPSFAPVKRGDVVDLVFDPADLHFFDSKTGASLKISSNNKK; encoded by the coding sequence ATGACGTCCGTCACTTTTGCAAACGTTTGGAAGCAATTTGGCAATCACACCGCCATTGAAGACCTCAATCTTGAAATTAAAGATGGTGAGTTCATGGTGTTTGTCGGTCCCTCCGGCTGCGGAAAAACCACAACACTTCGTATGCTTGGTGGACTGGAAACCGCGACATATGGGAAAATTATGCTGGGCGATGAAGATGTGACGTTGACACCGCCCGGTCGCCGCAACATCTCTATGGTCTTTCAGAGTTATGCACTTTACCCGCATATGACGGTTCGCCAGAATCTAGCATTCGGGCCGCAGATTCGCGGTGAAAAAAAGGCCGATATTGCTGCTGGCGTCGAGAGGGTATCAAAACAAGTAGGCCTTCAGGCGCTTCTGAATCGTTATCCAAGTGAACTTTCCGGTGGGCAACGTCAGCGTGTAGCCCTTGCGCGTTCGATGATCCGTCATCCGCGCATCTTTCTTCTGGATGAACCTCTTTCGAATCTAGATGCCAGCCTGCGAACCCATATGCGCACTGAGATTGTCGATTTGCAGCGTCAACTGGGCGTTACGACTGTGTACGTCACACATGATCAGGTCGAAGCTATGACGATGGGGCATCGCATAGCTGTCTTCGACCATGGACGCATTCTACAGGTAGCGACACCTGCCGAGCTTTATCGTTCGCCGGCGAATAAAGCGGTAGGCGTTTTCATAGGCTCTCCGCGTATGAACATACTACCGGCTAAAGTCAGCGTTGATGGCGACAAGGTAAACATTCGCTGTTTCGGAACAGAATTCTCTATGGATGGGAATTTCTTTGCCAGAGATCGTCTTGCGGGAGACATCGAATTGGGCGTGCGTCCAGACGAAATTCAATGGATCAATGATGCGCCTTCGCGGTGCACTGAAAAAATCAAAGGCGTTGTGTCGTCTCTTGAAACGACTGGGTCAGACACTTTTGTCCTGGTCGATATTGAAGGAACAGAGGTCAATGCGAAGTTTCCGAGTTTTGCACCTGTAAAGCGCGGCGACGTGGTTGATTTGGTCTTTGATCCTGCCGATCTGCACTTCTTCGATTCCAAAACGGGGGCGAGCCTGAAGATCAGTTCGAATAATAAAAAATAG